The bacterium genome window below encodes:
- a CDS encoding MIP/aquaporin family protein, whose translation MDLRKYAAEFLGTGTLVAVVVGSGNMATNLSSDRGVNLLINAISTVLALGILIWVLSPISGAHFNPAVSLSEWTQKRLGNLDLLAYVLAQSAGGIFGAMLANLMFKHPAIYLSHHIRTGSNLWLGEVVATAGLLFLIQMLRGQNRMSMAPIVLATWIGSAYFFTSSTSFANPAVTLGRAFSDTFSGIAFKSVPMFIVAQVVGAALGTIGGMYFSKPTVVGADHESK comes from the coding sequence GCTGAATTTCTAGGTACCGGCACGCTCGTTGCCGTGGTTGTAGGTTCAGGAAATATGGCTACCAACTTGAGCAGCGACAGAGGAGTGAATCTTCTCATCAATGCAATTTCTACTGTGCTTGCTCTAGGAATTCTTATTTGGGTGCTTAGTCCTATTAGTGGCGCCCACTTTAATCCCGCGGTCTCTTTAAGCGAATGGACCCAAAAACGCCTTGGGAATCTAGATCTGCTGGCTTACGTACTTGCTCAGAGCGCCGGTGGAATTTTTGGCGCAATGCTGGCCAATCTCATGTTCAAGCATCCTGCGATTTATCTTTCTCACCACATTCGAACTGGATCCAATCTCTGGCTTGGAGAGGTCGTTGCCACAGCTGGGCTCCTCTTTCTTATACAGATGCTTCGTGGCCAGAATCGAATGAGTATGGCTCCGATAGTGCTCGCTACGTGGATTGGAAGTGCCTATTTCTTCACTTCCTCGACATCTTTTGCTAATCCTGCCGTCACTTTAGGCAGAGCCTTCTCGGATACATTTTCAGGAATAGCGTTTAAGTCCGTGCCCATGTTTATTGTGGCCCAAGTCGTCGGTGCCGCACTCGGAACAATTGGTGGCATGTACTTCTCAAAGCCA